The following proteins come from a genomic window of Rhodospirillaceae bacterium:
- a CDS encoding antibiotic biosynthesis monooxygenase, with product MSLVHIVAVITAHSGKREEILSTFKKNVPLVHQEDGCIEYGAVVDTENVGPFQTKLGEDTFFVIEKWESLDHLMAHAASDHMKSYAAKTKELIASRQIHVLSAA from the coding sequence ATGTCATTAGTTCATATCGTCGCGGTAATTACGGCCCATTCNGGAAAACGCGAGGAAATTCTCTCTACCTTTAAGAAAAACGTGCCTCTGGTTCATCAGGAAGATGGCTGTATTGAATATGGTGCGGTAGTCGACACTGAAAACGTAGGTCCCTTTCAGACTAAGTTGGGGGAGGATACGTTTTTCGTTATAGAAAAATGGGAGAGCTTAGATCACTTGATGGCTCATGCGGCCTCAGATCATATGAAGAGTTATGCGGCTAAGACCAAGGAGTTGATAGCAAGTCGTCAGATACATGTTTTATCTGCTGCATAG